From the Paenibacillus sp. R14(2021) genome, the window GGAAGCCGTCAGGCGTCTTAACGCCCAGCTTCTGTCCATTAACTTTAATTTCAGTTGGCCGTCCGGACGGCCCCGACTGGCTGATCTCAAGCGTTGCGATCGGGCCGGCGATCGGCTTCGTCAGCTTGCCCTGCGTCAACGCAAGCAGCGCTTCAGGCGAATACGCGCCTCTAACCCAGGACATTTCATTAGACTGCGTCACTTTCTCCAGCATGACAACGAGCGTCCCGCGGTTAACGGTATCGACCACTTGAACATTGTCCTGCACAAGCGGTATGGGCCGCACCTTCGAGCCGTCCGTCTTCACGCGCAGAATGGCTTGTCCAACTTCATTCTTCTGTGCGGTATCCTCCAGCAGATCCTCGCGAATATAGCCGACACGGCTGTTCGGAAGGACGACGCGGAACCATTTATACAGCCCCTTCTCCGACGACTCGTCCGGACTTGACACGCTCTTCAAATAATCGACGGCGCTTCCCCAGATCTCTTCGGCAGCTGCTGTGTAACCGCCAGCACTTGAGGCGAAGACAGTATTAATCACTTTGCCGTTATACATGGCCACTTCGCCGCGCGTGGCTTCAACCGCCGCGATCGTAGCCGGCTTCTCCGCACCTATGCCGCCGTATGCTTGGCTGAGCGTCGTATCGACGACATGCGCAATTTGAAATCCGAAGCCTTGGTACAAGGCATAGGTCCGCGCAGCAACGGCTTGGGATTTCAACGCTTCTGCCGGCCAAGAAGACGGCATTTCGCCGCCGACGACGGAGTAAACATACTGCTCGAACGGGAGCTCGTTAATGACCGCCATCTTGCTGCCAAGCGCGCTGACCTCGAACGCGCCGCGGTAACTTCGATTGTAACGCTCGGTCAGCTTGATCCCAGACGCGGCTGTCGTCGACAGCCAGAGCTTGGCTCCTGAAAGCGGTACGGAGTATAGCGTAACCGGCGGCTTCGAAGCGGATTCCGCAGTCGAGTAGTCATCGCGGAAGAGAAAGTAAGCAGTGCCTTCATCGCTTGGGCGGAGCGATAGTCCTGTGCTCGCTTGCTGCGCCTGGGTCTTCACCGCGTTAAGCGCCGTCTGATCACTCTCCGCTCCGACCACTACCGTATACACCGCCGCAGCGGCGCCGGTCTGCTTCAATGC encodes:
- a CDS encoding SpoIID/LytB domain-containing protein translates to MNGVSVQDNETKLRAPGLFRLPKMLRTITILAVGVTALSVWTSLPSEGAAVPSMDTIRVGIFLNTSKYSLNTTAATFSSAASLQVGIRQPAGVVPIFQTGAGETIRFTLDDYKPKLMETGDYMAALSVMKRLKALGASGMMTTAYDPRGKIYAVAEGSYPTAAAAKTAGDRWAKDSVIAGLIGKSGKMDLTGPLHLDTGAVYPSSSDAVAAAQALNASGVEAYAALKQTGAAAAVYTVVVGAESDQTALNAVKTQAQQASTGLSLRPSDEGTAYFLFRDDYSTAESASKPPVTLYSVPLSGAKLWLSTTAASGIKLTERYNRSYRGAFEVSALGSKMAVINELPFEQYVYSVVGGEMPSSWPAEALKSQAVAARTYALYQGFGFQIAHVVDTTLSQAYGGIGAEKPATIAAVEATRGEVAMYNGKVINTVFASSAGGYTAAAEEIWGSAVDYLKSVSSPDESSEKGLYKWFRVVLPNSRVGYIREDLLEDTAQKNEVGQAILRVKTDGSKVRPIPLVQDNVQVVDTVNRGTLVVMLEKVTQSNEMSWVRGAYSPEALLALTQGKLTKPIAGPIATLEISQSGPSGRPTEIKVNGQKLGVKTPDGFRAAFGGLPSTLFTIDETARVTIAGANGASRERPADSSAMYVLGGDGQSKELKDANFFIMDGSGNVRAATKAPSFRFVGHGNGHGVGLSQYGARGLSELGYDYKYILQYYYKDAKIVKE